Proteins encoded within one genomic window of Desulforegulaceae bacterium:
- a CDS encoding FtsQ-type POTRA domain-containing protein — MSAGTDETRIPNWKKIIYFIFHTLFIFLLGTGFIFAHDMVTKTKEFPIKKIKITGNHYLGKEEIKTIAGFFEGDNIFGLNISMARLKLENNQWIKNAKVKRILPDVLEVEITEEKPLAKISLKENFIINEQGHLFKKYENKDKFLGIPEVTGLNYSDFINKNHYYSLIMETLKTTNILFNTNSRLHLDKDIGITLYNTDSFSEILIGFTDLEKKIKSLSIVKLYLKKKFNEIKIEKINLSNKNRVVLKPFPAMG, encoded by the coding sequence TTGTCGGCAGGGACTGATGAAACAAGAATACCAAATTGGAAAAAAATAATTTATTTTATTTTTCATACTTTATTTATTTTCCTTCTGGGAACAGGCTTCATTTTTGCCCATGACATGGTAACCAAAACCAAGGAGTTTCCAATAAAAAAAATAAAAATAACCGGGAATCATTACCTTGGAAAAGAAGAAATTAAAACAATTGCAGGATTTTTTGAAGGTGACAATATTTTTGGACTTAATATTTCAATGGCAAGACTCAAGCTTGAAAACAATCAATGGATAAAAAACGCAAAAGTAAAAAGAATTCTGCCTGATGTCCTAGAAGTTGAAATTACTGAGGAAAAACCCCTGGCTAAAATCAGTCTCAAAGAAAATTTTATAATTAATGAACAAGGTCATTTATTCAAAAAATATGAAAACAAAGATAAATTTCTTGGGATTCCTGAAGTTACTGGGTTGAATTATTCTGATTTTATAAATAAAAACCATTATTATTCTCTTATAATGGAGACCTTGAAAACTACCAATATTTTATTTAATACCAATTCAAGGCTGCATTTAGACAAAGATATTGGAATTACACTATACAATACTGATTCTTTCAGTGAAATTCTGATTGGATTTACAGATTTAGAAAAAAAAATCAAAAGCTTAAGTATTGTAAAATTATATTTAAAAAAGAAGTTTAACGAGATTAAGATCGAAAAAATTAACTTATCGAATAAAAATCGGGTGGTCTTGAAACCCTTTCCTGCTATGGGCTAA
- the murB gene encoding UDP-N-acetylmuramate dehydrogenase: MIKKELNKLDFKGNILTDIDVGKTTAFKTKALCNYFIEPFDLKSLSILVKYLKKKNEDFFILGGGYNTLIKTNGIKIIISFKRFFHKFGLVKETKNEVYLNVQAGAMLQKICWHCAIKGYQGLNSLIGIPGTIGGAVFMNAGTKKGDIFSVIEEVLLMDYSGEQFKAAKNEILPSYRELKLKTDKKFIILGCTLKLLKTNSEKLVKEAKKLLVERKNSQPLNEKSCGCFFKNPESSPAGMLIDKTGLKDKRIGGARVSNLHGNFIISEEGCTALDIIKLKELIQKKVKNKFDLTLEPEVKIVGRD; this comes from the coding sequence ATGATTAAAAAAGAACTCAACAAGCTTGATTTTAAAGGGAACATTTTAACAGACATTGATGTTGGAAAAACAACTGCCTTTAAAACAAAAGCTCTTTGTAATTATTTTATAGAACCTTTTGATTTAAAGTCCCTTTCAATATTAGTTAAATATTTAAAAAAAAAGAACGAGGATTTTTTTATCCTGGGTGGAGGATACAACACTTTAATAAAAACTAATGGGATTAAAATCATTATATCTTTTAAAAGATTTTTCCATAAGTTTGGGCTGGTAAAAGAAACTAAAAATGAAGTTTATTTAAATGTCCAGGCTGGTGCAATGTTGCAAAAGATATGCTGGCATTGTGCAATCAAGGGGTATCAGGGTTTAAACTCACTTATTGGAATTCCGGGAACAATCGGCGGTGCTGTTTTTATGAATGCAGGCACAAAAAAAGGAGATATTTTTTCAGTTATAGAAGAAGTTTTACTAATGGATTATTCAGGAGAACAGTTCAAAGCAGCCAAAAATGAAATTCTCCCCTCTTACAGGGAGCTTAAACTTAAAACAGATAAAAAATTTATAATTCTGGGTTGCACTTTAAAACTTTTAAAAACCAATAGTGAAAAGCTTGTAAAAGAAGCAAAAAAACTTTTAGTTGAAAGAAAAAACTCCCAACCTTTGAACGAAAAAAGCTGCGGTTGTTTTTTTAAAAACCCAGAAAGCTCTCCAGCTGGAATGCTTATTGACAAAACAGGGCTTAAAGATAAAAGAATAGGAGGAGCAAGGGTTTCAAATTTGCATGGTAACTTTATTATAAGTGAAGAAGGCTGTACTGCTTTAGATATAATTAAACTCAAGGAGCTGATTCAAAAAAAAGTAAAAAACAAATTTGATCTAACACTTGAACCGGAGGTTAAAATTGTCGGCAGGGACTGA
- the murC gene encoding UDP-N-acetylmuramate--L-alanine ligase, with translation MFDKSYHIHLVGIGGIGMSSIAEILIAQGYKVSGSDLNENSNTKRLKSLGGVIFKGHQETNTAGADVIVISSAVPESNPEIIYARKNGIPVIPRAEMLAELMRLKYGVAIAGAHGKTTTTSLISEILIEGKIDPTIIIGGKLKRLGTNARLGLGSFLVAEADESDGSFLKMTPSIAIVTNIDKEHLDYYGTIENIKKDFLEFINKIPFYGLSIICLDNEYIQEIIPDIKKRYITYGLQRQADYQAKNIEFTGLRSHFDVESKGKLKGKISLNLPGEHNISNALAAIALGCELGISFETIQYALEKISGVQRRIEVKGEYKNLLLMDDYGHHPTEIQTTLKAIRKAYPEKIVTVIFQPHRYSRTQALFESFTRSFYESDRLVVMPIYPAGEKPIESIDNFSICEGIKKYGHKDVNTFSSEEAVLEYLLNFKEENSLVLTLGAGNINKLGEKFLSRLLND, from the coding sequence ATGTTTGATAAGTCATATCATATACATCTTGTTGGTATAGGCGGAATTGGAATGAGCAGTATTGCAGAGATTCTAATTGCCCAGGGCTACAAGGTTTCAGGTTCAGATCTTAATGAAAACAGTAATACTAAAAGACTTAAAAGCCTTGGCGGAGTTATTTTTAAAGGGCATCAAGAAACAAACACAGCTGGAGCAGATGTTATTGTTATTTCTTCTGCTGTTCCTGAATCAAACCCTGAAATAATTTACGCACGTAAAAATGGAATCCCGGTAATTCCAAGAGCTGAAATGCTTGCCGAACTGATGCGACTGAAATACGGAGTTGCAATTGCAGGAGCACATGGAAAAACAACAACAACTTCCCTTATTTCAGAAATTTTAATTGAAGGAAAAATTGACCCCACAATAATTATAGGAGGAAAACTCAAAAGACTTGGGACAAATGCAAGGCTTGGCCTTGGCTCTTTTCTTGTTGCTGAAGCAGACGAATCAGATGGATCATTTCTTAAAATGACCCCTTCAATTGCAATTGTCACAAACATAGACAAAGAGCATCTTGATTATTACGGAACAATTGAAAATATTAAGAAAGACTTTCTTGAGTTTATAAACAAAATTCCTTTTTACGGCCTCAGTATTATCTGCCTTGACAATGAATATATTCAGGAAATAATACCAGATATTAAAAAAAGATATATAACATATGGGCTTCAAAGGCAGGCTGACTACCAGGCAAAAAACATTGAGTTTACAGGGCTTAGAAGTCATTTTGATGTTGAATCCAAAGGAAAGCTCAAAGGAAAAATTTCCCTTAACCTTCCGGGTGAACACAATATTTCCAATGCACTTGCTGCTATAGCTCTTGGATGCGAGCTTGGTATAAGTTTTGAAACAATTCAGTACGCTCTTGAAAAAATATCCGGAGTCCAAAGGAGAATAGAAGTCAAAGGTGAGTATAAAAATCTTCTTCTTATGGACGATTATGGCCATCATCCAACAGAAATACAGACTACTCTTAAAGCAATAAGAAAAGCCTACCCTGAAAAAATTGTTACTGTTATTTTTCAACCCCACAGATATTCACGAACCCAGGCTCTTTTTGAAAGTTTTACAAGATCTTTTTATGAAAGTGACAGGCTTGTTGTAATGCCTATTTATCCTGCTGGAGAAAAACCAATTGAAAGCATAGATAATTTTTCCATTTGTGAAGGAATAAAAAAATACGGGCACAAAGATGTAAATACTTTTTCCTCTGAAGAAGCAGTTCTTGAATATTTGCTTAATTTTAAAGAGGAAAACTCATTAGTACTTACACTTGGAGCAGGAAATATAAACAAGCTGGGTGAAAAATTTCTTTCGAGGCTTTTAAATGATTAA